Sequence from the Desulfovibrio sp. X2 genome:
GCCCAGCTCCACGCCCCACTGGTCGAAGGAGTTGATGCCCCAGATGGCGCCCTGGCAGAAGATCTTGTGCTCGTAAAGGGCGATGAGGCTGCCCAGGGTGCGCGGGTCCAGCGTCTGGAAGAGGAAGGAGCTGGTGGGCTTGTTGCCCGGGAAGATCTTGTGCGGCAGCAGCTTTTCCAGCTCCTTGCCGGACATGCCCTGCTTCTCCAGTTCGGCGCGGGCCTCGTCCGCGGTCTTGCCGCGCATCAGCGCCTCGGTCTGGGCCAGGAAGTTGGAGACGAGGATCTGGTGGTGGTCGCCCACGGGGTTGTGCGAGCGCGCGGGCACGAGGAAGTCGCACGGGATCATGCGCGTGCCCTGGTGGATGAGCTGATAGAAGGCGTGCTGCCCGTTGGTGCCGGGCTCGCCCCAGACGATGGGCCCGGTGTCGCAGCACACGGGCGTGCCGTCCAGGCGCACGCGCTTGCCGTTGGACTCCATGTCGCCCTGCTGGAAGTAGGCGGCGAAGCGCGAGAGGTACTGGTCGTACGGCAGGATGGCCAGGGTCTGGGCGCCGAAGAAGTTGCCGTACCAGATGCCGAGCAGGGCCATGATCGCCGGGATGTTCTTCTCGAGCGGCGCGCTCCTGAAGTGCTCGTCCACGGCGAAGGCCCCGGCCAGCAGCTCCTCGAAGCGCTCCATGCCCACGTACAGCGCGATGGACAGGCCGATGGCCGACCACAGGGAGTAGCGGCCGCCGACCCAGTCCCAGAACTCGAACATGTTGGCGGTGTCGATGCCGAACTCGGTGACGGCCTCGGCATTGGTGGACAGGGCCACGAAATGCTTGGCCACGGCGGCCTGGTCGCCGCCCGCGGCGGAGAGCAGCCAGGCCCGCGCGGTGTGGGCGTTGGTCATGGTCTCCTGGGTGGTGAAGGTCTTGGAGGCCACGATGAAGAGCGTGGTGGCGGGGTTCACGCGGCGCAGCGTCTCCATGATGTGGGTGCCGTCCACGTTGGAGACGAAGTGCACGTCGATGCCCTGGCGCGCGTAGGGGGTCAGCGCCTGGCAGACCATCTGCGGCCCCAGGTCCGAGCCGCCGATGCCGATGTTGACCACGTCGCGGATGGGGCGGCCGGTGTGGCCCTTCCAGGAGCCGGAGCGCACGGCCTCGGAAAAGGCGCGCATCTTCTCCAGCACGGCGTTCACGCCGGGCATCACGTCCTCGCCGTCCACCAGGATGGGCGTGTTCTTCCTGTTGCGCAGGGCCACGTGCAGCACGGCGCGGTCCTCGGTGACGTTGATCTTCTCGCCGCGGAACATGGCGTCGCGCCTGGCCTCCACGTCTTCCTGGCGGGCCAGGTCGAAAAGCAGGCGCATGGTCTCGCCGGTCACGCGGTGCTTGGAATAGTCGAAGAGTATGTCGTCCAGGGTGGCGTGGAAGGAGTCGAAGCGGCGGGGATCGGCGGCGAAGAGGTCGCGCATGTGCACGTCCTGCATCCGTTCGCGATGTTCGGCGAGCGCCTTCCAGGCCGGGCTCTCGGTCAGGGACATGGCCTTCTCCGTTTGTTGCGGTGGCGGGAAAACACCCCTCATCGTATGGCGGAAGGCGCGGCCGAAGTCAACGCGCGCCACGGGCCGGGCGGGGCGGGAGCCGGAGGACGGGGACGGAGGGGAACCGGGCAACGCCGGGCCGAAAAGCGGCGGGAAAGGCGGGGGCAGGGGACGCGGCAGGGGATGCGGCGGGATGCGGAGCCGAATATGAGGCGGGATGCGGGGCCGGACGGGCGGGGAGAAGGGATTGCGGGGCGCGACGGCCGATGCGCCGCGCGCCACCGGGAAACCCTCCCTATCCCCCCGGGCGGTCCCTGCGAAATCCTTCGCCTATCCCCGCGGTCCGGCGCTCATCCCCATATCCGGCGGCCGCGGCGGGAGGCGAAATAGCGGTCCAGGCTCAGCCGGGGGGATAATCCCCCGCGCGGGAGAGTCCAGAGAGGGGCGCGCAGCCCCTCTCTGGCCGCCGGAGGCATCGCCCGCCCGCGCGTTCCGGGCGGACGAAGACGGTCCGCACGAGGCGTCTCAGCGTTCCGGCGGCAGGGAGCAGCCGTTCTCGCAGGGGCTGTGCTCGAGCTGGATGGTGGCGTGTCCGATCCCGTAGCGGTCGTGCAGCTCCCGGCCGACCTCGTCGAGGAAGGCGTCGGCCCCCTCGTGGTCCGGCCCGCCGTGGGGGCGCACGAGATGGGCCGTGAGGGCGACGCGGGTCGTGCTGAGGGCCCAGATGTGCAGGTCGTGGACGGCCTCGACCCCGGGCAGGGCCGCCAGGTAGCGCTTCACGGCGCGCCGGTCGATGCCTTCGGGCACGGCGTCGAGGGTCAGGCGCAGGGACTCGCGCAGGAGGCCCCAGGAGCTCACGGCGATGGCGGCCGCGATGACCAGGCTGAGCAGCGGATCGATCCATTGCCTGCCTGTCCAGCGCATGAGCCCGGCGGCCACGACGACGCCGACCGAGACGACGGTGTCCGCGGCCATGTGCAGGAAGGCTCCGCGGATGTTGATGTCCTTCTCCCTGCCGCGCAGGAACATGACGGCCGTGGCGGCGTTGACGGCTATGCCGACGGACGCGACGAGCATGACCGTGCCCGTGGCGACGGGCTCGGGGCTGCCGAAGCGCTGCACCGCCTCCAGGGAGATGGCGCCCACGGCGATGAAGAGGATTGAGGCGTTGAGCAGCGAGGCGAGGACGGAGCTTTTCCCGAAGCCGTAGGTGAAGCGCGAGGTCGGGCGCAGGCCGGAGAGCCACGCCGCCGCCCAGGCCAGCAGGAGGCTCAGGACGTCGCTCAGGTTGTGCCCGGCGTCCGCGATCAGGGCGAGGGAGTCGGCAGCGAAGCCGAACCAGGCCTCGACGAGGACGAAGGCCACGTTGAGCGCGATGCCCACGGCGAACGCCCGGTCGTGGCTCGAAATCCCATGCGTGTGCCTCTGCGTCACCTCCACCTCCCTTCGCGCGGCCCGGTCCCGGGCCCCCGCAGAACCCTCCCAGGCGCGGGCAGCCGGAGACGGTCCGCGAAAAGCTTAAATGCGGACAAGGGGCGCCGCAAGGACCTTCGGGAAAAAACGCGGCTTGGCCTGCCGACGGCGGTGACGGAGAGCGGGCCCGCGGCCTTCCACGCCCAGGCTGCCTTCCGGCCAGCCGCCCGGCGTGCCGCGCGCGAAAGGGGTCCAGGCTCAGCCGGGGGGATAATCCCCCGCGCGGGAGAGTCCAGAGAGGGGCGCGCAGCCCCCTCTGGCCGCCGGAGGCCTCTTCACTCTTCTGCTCCCTGCCTGCGCCTACCGTTCGGTCGGCGCGGGCGGGGAGAGGCGCTTCAGGCCGTCCGGCCCGGCGACGACGAGCTCGTCGCACAGCTTCAGGAAGAGTCCGTGGGCCACGATGCCCGCGCGCTGTCCGAGCTTGGCGGCGAGGTCTTCGGCCGCGCCGGGCGCGGCCAGGGGGGAGAGGCGGCAGTCCAGGATGTGGTTGCCCGCGTCGGTGACGAAGGGCGAGCCGTCCTTTCGGCGTCGGAGCGCGGGCTCGGCGCCGAGGCGGCGGAGGAAGCGGGCGACGAGCCCGGCGGCGTCGGCGAGGACCTCGACGGGCAGGGCGAAGCGAGTGCCGAGGGCGGAGGTGAGCTTGTCCGCGTCGGCCACGATGATCTCGCGCCGCGAGGCCTGGGCCACGATCTTTTCGCGCAGCAGCGCGCCGCCGCCGCCCTTGATGAGGTTCAGGGCCGGGTCCACCTCGTCGGCGCCGTCGATGGTCAGGTCGATGAAGGGGGTACCGGTGGCCTCGTCGTCCGGGCCGGGCAGGTCGAGGAGCGGGATGCCCGCGGCGCGCGCGTCCTCGGCCACGGCGCGCGAGCAGGGTACGCCGCGCACGTTCGTTATCTCCCCGGCGGCCAGGCGGCGGCCTATCTCACGCAGGGCCCAGACGGCGGTGGAGCCGTGGCCGAGGCCCACGACCATGTCCGAGCGGACCTCCTGCGCCGCGGCCTCTCCGGCCTGGCGCTTGAAACGGGTCGTTGCGTCCGCGTCGTGCGGCATGGCGTATCTCCTTGTGCCGCCCC
This genomic interval carries:
- the pgi gene encoding glucose-6-phosphate isomerase yields the protein MSLTESPAWKALAEHRERMQDVHMRDLFAADPRRFDSFHATLDDILFDYSKHRVTGETMRLLFDLARQEDVEARRDAMFRGEKINVTEDRAVLHVALRNRKNTPILVDGEDVMPGVNAVLEKMRAFSEAVRSGSWKGHTGRPIRDVVNIGIGGSDLGPQMVCQALTPYARQGIDVHFVSNVDGTHIMETLRRVNPATTLFIVASKTFTTQETMTNAHTARAWLLSAAGGDQAAVAKHFVALSTNAEAVTEFGIDTANMFEFWDWVGGRYSLWSAIGLSIALYVGMERFEELLAGAFAVDEHFRSAPLEKNIPAIMALLGIWYGNFFGAQTLAILPYDQYLSRFAAYFQQGDMESNGKRVRLDGTPVCCDTGPIVWGEPGTNGQHAFYQLIHQGTRMIPCDFLVPARSHNPVGDHHQILVSNFLAQTEALMRGKTADEARAELEKQGMSGKELEKLLPHKIFPGNKPTSSFLFQTLDPRTLGSLIALYEHKIFCQGAIWGINSFDQWGVELGKQLAKAIQPELVGQSPVTSHDSSTNGLIGWYKKLR
- a CDS encoding cation diffusion facilitator family transporter; its protein translation is MTQRHTHGISSHDRAFAVGIALNVAFVLVEAWFGFAADSLALIADAGHNLSDVLSLLLAWAAAWLSGLRPTSRFTYGFGKSSVLASLLNASILFIAVGAISLEAVQRFGSPEPVATGTVMLVASVGIAVNAATAVMFLRGREKDINIRGAFLHMAADTVVSVGVVVAAGLMRWTGRQWIDPLLSLVIAAAIAVSSWGLLRESLRLTLDAVPEGIDRRAVKRYLAALPGVEAVHDLHIWALSTTRVALTAHLVRPHGGPDHEGADAFLDEVGRELHDRYGIGHATIQLEHSPCENGCSLPPER
- the rpiA gene encoding ribose-5-phosphate isomerase RpiA: MPHDADATTRFKRQAGEAAAQEVRSDMVVGLGHGSTAVWALREIGRRLAAGEITNVRGVPCSRAVAEDARAAGIPLLDLPGPDDEATGTPFIDLTIDGADEVDPALNLIKGGGGALLREKIVAQASRREIIVADADKLTSALGTRFALPVEVLADAAGLVARFLRRLGAEPALRRRKDGSPFVTDAGNHILDCRLSPLAAPGAAEDLAAKLGQRAGIVAHGLFLKLCDELVVAGPDGLKRLSPPAPTER